The Chitinophaga niabensis genomic interval GTAATAACTACTTCCCGCAGTTTACCGCCTGATCAATTTAATAATAATGATAATGATCGCGATCAGGAACATAATGATCGAGATCCTGTTCATGCCATGCATGAGTTTGGTGTTGGTGTTCGCCACCTGGGACTTGTCCCGCTTGCGGATGTAGAGATATTCCAATATCTGGCGCCAGATGCTTTTCATTACTGCAAAGATCGTTAAATTTAAGATTATGGGGAGATTACTATGGGGCCTGTTACTGGTGGTCCTGCCAATACCGGCATTGGCACAAAAGAAGACAGCACTGAACACCGGATGGGAATTCCGTCGTTTGGACGAGAACGTATGGAGAACAGCCAAAGTGCCGGGAACGGTGCATACAGACCTGCTTTTCCACAAACTGATCCCCGATCCTTTCCAGGGCGCCAATGAAAAAGGCGTACAATGGATAGATAAAAAGGATTGGGAATACCGTTGCAATTTCTCCGCACCCACGGCTGATATGGCCTCACTTGAATTTACCGGGCTGGACACTTACGCAGACATCTACCTGAACAATGTGCTGATCGGAAAAGCCATGAACATGTTCGTGGGAAAGGAATTGCCCATAAAAAAATACTTAAAGCCGGGCAACAATCAGCTGCGCATCTTATTTCACAGTCCCATTGCGCAGGATATGCCAAAGTTTTTGCAGGACAGGCTGGTCTATCCCGCAGGCAACGATGCCAGTGACATTCCATTAAGTGTGCATGCCCGTAAAGCACCTTACCATTACGGATGGGACTGGGGGCCACGCCTTGTGACCAGCGGCATCTGGCGGCCCATCTATCTCAAAACCTGGAACAAAGTAAACCTCCGGGATGCCTGGATCCGCCAGCAGCAGCTCACAGATGAACAGGCAACATTGGATGCCACGCTTACACTGGATGTTCAACAGGAAGGAATTTATACACTGCTGGTGAAAGGAGATTTTGAAACGAAACAACTCAGTAAAAAACTGGCAGCCGGTAAACAGCAGGTGACCATTCCTTTTGTGATAGAAAAACCACAACGCTGGTGGCCTAACGGATTAGGCGCACAGAAATTATATCCTGTATCCATAGCAGTGATGAGTGGAAAAGATACGCTGCAAACAAAACAGCAACGTATTGGTTTACGTACCATAGAAGTAGTGAACGAAGCAGATAACATGGGCACCAGTTTCTTCGTGAAAGTGAACGGGCATCCCGTTTTCATGAAGGGGGCCAATTATATTCCTTCCGATAATTTCCTTCCGCGCGTAACGCCGGAGCGGTATGTTCAGCTCTTTAAGGATATGAAGGAAGCGAACTTTAACATGGTACGTGTATGGGGTGGCGGGATCTATGAAAACGATCA includes:
- a CDS encoding DUF6728 family protein, with protein sequence MKSIWRQILEYLYIRKRDKSQVANTNTKLMHGMNRISIIMFLIAIIIIIIKLIRR